The following are encoded together in the Candidatus Flexicrinis proximus genome:
- a CDS encoding DUF1801 domain-containing protein yields MNVQERIEAYVVSQPEPKCSDLRALHRIILDTMPACQLWFLEGKDSENKTVSNPSIGYGLRTIKYADGKSRAFYQIGLSANKTGISVYILGIQDKKYLAQTYGEKLGKASVTGYCIKFKALKDIDVDILKAAIRDGATLTT; encoded by the coding sequence CTGAACGTACAAGAACGCATCGAAGCGTATGTTGTGAGCCAACCTGAACCCAAGTGTAGTGATCTGCGCGCGCTGCACCGCATCATTCTGGACACCATGCCAGCCTGCCAATTATGGTTTCTGGAGGGTAAAGACAGTGAAAACAAAACCGTCTCTAACCCGAGTATTGGATACGGTCTTCGAACCATAAAGTACGCTGATGGAAAATCCAGGGCGTTCTATCAGATTGGTTTGAGCGCGAACAAAACCGGGATCTCTGTCTATATCCTTGGTATTCAGGATAAGAAATACCTGGCCCAGACCTACGGGGAAAAACTCGGGAAGGCAAGCGTAACGGGGTACTGCATTAAGTTCAAAGCGCTAAAAGATATTGACGTTGATATCCTCAAAGCGGCAATACGTGATGGAGCGACACTCACAACGTGA